One genomic segment of Pandoraea thiooxydans includes these proteins:
- the pgl gene encoding 6-phosphogluconolactonase has translation MLIWRNFDSIEAQADGLSAALVRALHDVLERQPRALLALSGGSSPRALLPRLAQSGLPWERIDLTLADDRWVPDSDPDSNARLLRECLRQAGAGAAGWLPLVDMSKSAAEQVQQLNDHFPYRQPDVCVLGMGLDGHTASLFADAPQWPQARHTEARFVFMEPANAPHARVSWSLAALRECGRLFLLIQGEAKRDVLCAAAELDQDNAISRLSRDQGVTLDVYWCAEA, from the coding sequence ATGTTGATCTGGCGAAATTTCGACTCGATCGAGGCCCAGGCCGATGGTTTGAGTGCCGCGCTGGTGCGTGCGCTGCACGACGTGCTGGAGCGCCAGCCGCGCGCATTGCTGGCGCTATCCGGCGGCAGCAGTCCGCGAGCCCTGCTGCCCCGGCTCGCGCAGTCCGGTCTGCCGTGGGAGCGCATCGATTTGACGCTGGCCGACGACCGCTGGGTTCCCGACAGCGATCCGGACAGCAATGCGCGGCTGCTGCGCGAGTGCCTGCGGCAGGCGGGCGCCGGCGCCGCGGGCTGGCTGCCGCTGGTCGACATGAGCAAGTCCGCGGCTGAACAGGTACAGCAGTTGAACGATCATTTCCCCTACCGGCAGCCCGACGTATGCGTGCTCGGCATGGGCCTCGACGGACACACCGCGTCGTTGTTTGCCGATGCGCCGCAATGGCCGCAGGCGCGCCACACGGAGGCTCGCTTCGTATTTATGGAGCCAGCCAATGCGCCCCATGCGCGCGTGAGCTGGTCGCTTGCCGCGTTGCGCGAGTGCGGCCGGCTGTTTCTATTGATTCAGGGCGAAGCCAAGCGCGACGTGCTGTGCGCCGCGGCCGAGCTCGACCAGGATAACGCGATTTCCCGTTTGAGCCGCGATCAAGGAGTGACACTGGATGTCTATTGGTGTGCCGAAGCATGA
- the edd gene encoding phosphogluconate dehydratase, translated as MAIHPTLEAVTERLRTRSRDTRLAYLAGIDLARRTQPGRAALGCANLAHAMAAAPADDRLKLRAEHNPNLAIVSAYNDMLSAHQPFAIFPDIIKAAARAHGASAQVAGGVPAMCDGITQGYAGMELSLFSRDIIALATLVALSHQVFDAGIFLGVCDKIVPGLVMGALGFGHMPAVFAPAGPMPSGLPNDEKSLIRQQYAAGEVSREQLLDAELSAYHGAGTCTFYGTANSNQMLMEFMGLHLPGASFVNPGTPLRHALTQAATARAVALAHNGATLAAMLDERAIINGVVGLLATGGSTNHTLHLVAMARAAGLLLTWQDIADLSEAVPLLSRIYPNGSADVNQFQAAGGLNFVIRELLAGGLLHAGVDTVMGAGLDAYTQEAGLQGDTLCWRPAPQASLDESIVRPLSNPFAPEGGLRVLRGNLGQAVVKSSALKPEQHRVRAPARVFASQEEAQAAFKAGELTRDVVVVVRFQGPRANGMPELHKLMPMLGLLQDRGHRVALVTDGRMSGASGKVPAAIHVSPEAIAGGPLSRVRDGDMVELDATTHRLNCEVSDEDMARREVAPPPERALDPWRNMLGLFRHHVGTAPLGASVLFGNADAS; from the coding sequence ATGGCAATCCACCCTACCCTTGAAGCGGTCACCGAGCGCCTTCGCACGCGCAGCAGGGACACGCGACTGGCCTATCTGGCAGGTATCGACCTTGCGCGGCGCACCCAACCGGGGCGTGCCGCCCTCGGATGCGCGAACCTGGCCCATGCAATGGCGGCCGCGCCCGCCGACGACCGCCTGAAGCTGCGCGCCGAGCACAACCCCAATCTCGCGATCGTCTCGGCCTATAACGACATGCTGTCCGCGCATCAGCCGTTCGCGATTTTTCCCGACATCATCAAGGCGGCCGCGCGCGCCCATGGCGCGAGCGCACAGGTCGCCGGCGGTGTGCCGGCAATGTGCGACGGCATTACGCAGGGTTATGCCGGCATGGAGCTGTCGCTGTTCTCGCGCGATATCATCGCGCTGGCGACCCTCGTCGCGCTGTCGCATCAGGTGTTCGACGCAGGTATCTTTCTCGGCGTATGCGACAAGATCGTGCCGGGCCTGGTGATGGGCGCGCTTGGCTTCGGCCATATGCCCGCGGTATTCGCCCCGGCAGGTCCGATGCCCTCCGGCCTGCCCAACGATGAGAAGTCGCTGATCCGCCAGCAATACGCCGCCGGCGAGGTCAGTCGAGAACAGCTGCTGGACGCCGAATTGTCCGCTTATCACGGCGCCGGCACCTGCACCTTCTATGGCACCGCCAACAGCAACCAGATGCTGATGGAATTCATGGGGCTGCACCTGCCGGGCGCGTCGTTCGTCAATCCCGGCACGCCCCTGCGGCATGCGCTCACGCAAGCCGCCACGGCGCGCGCGGTGGCGCTGGCGCACAACGGCGCGACGCTCGCGGCGATGCTCGACGAGCGCGCCATCATCAACGGCGTGGTCGGCCTGCTGGCCACAGGCGGCTCGACCAATCACACGCTGCATCTGGTGGCAATGGCACGCGCCGCGGGCCTGCTGCTCACCTGGCAGGATATCGCCGACCTGTCCGAGGCGGTGCCGCTGCTCAGTCGTATCTATCCGAACGGATCGGCCGATGTGAACCAATTCCAGGCTGCCGGCGGTCTGAACTTCGTGATTCGGGAGCTGCTCGCGGGCGGCCTGCTGCACGCCGGCGTCGACACCGTGATGGGCGCGGGTCTGGATGCATACACGCAGGAGGCCGGTCTGCAAGGCGACACACTATGCTGGCGGCCCGCGCCGCAAGCCAGCCTCGACGAATCGATCGTGCGCCCGCTGAGTAATCCGTTCGCGCCCGAGGGCGGGCTGCGCGTGCTGCGCGGCAACCTCGGGCAGGCCGTCGTCAAATCCTCGGCGCTCAAGCCCGAGCAGCATCGCGTGCGTGCGCCGGCACGCGTGTTCGCCTCGCAGGAGGAAGCTCAGGCCGCATTCAAGGCCGGCGAGCTGACGCGAGACGTGGTGGTGGTCGTGCGCTTCCAGGGGCCCCGGGCCAATGGCATGCCCGAGTTGCACAAACTCATGCCGATGCTGGGTCTGCTGCAGGATCGGGGGCATCGCGTGGCGCTGGTGACCGACGGGCGCATGTCAGGCGCCTCGGGTAAGGTCCCGGCGGCGATTCACGTGTCACCGGAGGCGATCGCTGGCGGGCCCCTGTCGCGCGTGCGCGACGGCGACATGGTCGAACTCGACGCGACGACCCACCGTTTGAATTGCGAAGTCAGCGACGAGGATATGGCGCGCCGCGAGGTCGCGCCACCACCCGAGCGGGCGCTCGACCCATGGCGCAATATGCTCGGATTGTTTCGGCACCACGTCGGCACCGCGCCGCTCGGCGCGTCGGTGTTGTTTGGCAACGCCGATGCGTCATGA
- a CDS encoding TPM domain-containing protein: MTHLLAPFSPSQRHTHALRRWLAAWFVLLCGCWLAPLALADDAAQVAVPPLTARVTDLTQTLSAAQRASLETQLAQYEKQHGSQIFILMVPSTAPETIDQYSIRVADAWKAGRKGIDDGVIVLIAKNNPPDLRRMRIETGLGVQGTLTDVMSGRILRDVMAPRFRQGDFYGGLSAGVAVIESLVTQSDLPAPASLPAAKAPNSEWHDFLPLLFILGVMVLVLSLERPRRPPTGGSPPDGDDPNQRVYSGQRGRFGTGMLGGGLGGFGIGGLGGWRNGGDFGNRGGDIGGNIGGGFDGGGGGGFDGGGASGNW; encoded by the coding sequence ATGACGCACTTGCTTGCCCCATTCTCGCCGAGCCAGCGCCATACCCACGCGCTGCGCCGGTGGCTGGCGGCCTGGTTTGTGCTGCTGTGCGGTTGCTGGCTCGCGCCGCTGGCGCTGGCTGATGATGCGGCCCAGGTGGCGGTGCCGCCGCTCACCGCACGGGTGACCGACCTGACCCAGACGCTGAGCGCGGCCCAGCGCGCTTCGCTCGAGACCCAACTGGCACAGTACGAAAAGCAGCACGGCAGCCAGATTTTTATTCTGATGGTGCCCAGCACCGCGCCGGAGACTATCGACCAGTACAGCATTCGCGTGGCCGACGCCTGGAAAGCCGGCCGCAAGGGCATCGACGACGGCGTCATTGTGCTGATCGCCAAGAATAACCCGCCCGATTTGCGACGCATGCGCATCGAGACAGGCCTGGGTGTGCAAGGCACGCTCACCGATGTCATGAGCGGGCGCATCCTGCGCGACGTCATGGCGCCGCGCTTTCGCCAGGGTGACTTCTACGGCGGTCTGAGCGCCGGCGTGGCCGTTATCGAGAGCCTGGTGACCCAATCCGATCTGCCCGCCCCGGCCTCGTTGCCGGCGGCCAAAGCGCCGAATTCGGAATGGCACGATTTCCTGCCGCTGCTGTTCATTCTCGGCGTGATGGTGCTGGTGCTCTCGCTGGAGCGCCCACGCCGCCCGCCCACCGGCGGCAGTCCGCCCGACGGCGACGACCCCAATCAACGGGTGTACTCCGGGCAGCGCGGGCGCTTCGGGACCGGCATGCTGGGTGGCGGGCTCGGGGGCTTCGGCATCGGCGGATTGGGAGGCTGGCGCAACGGCGGCGACTTCGGCAACCGCGGTGGCGACATCGGTGGCAATATCGGCGGCGGCTTCGACGGCGGCGGCGGTGGCGGCTTCGACGGCGGCGGCGCTTCAGGCAACTGGTGA
- the hemL gene encoding glutamate-1-semialdehyde 2,1-aminomutase: MSSNQALFERAQQTIPGGVNSPVRAFRSVGGTPRFIARAEGPYMWDAEGTRYIDYIGSWGPMIVGHLHPDVVRAVETALHQGFSFGAPTEAEVLMAETLCRLVPSIEQVRLVSSGTEATMSALRLARGFTGRNKIIKFEGCYHGHADSLLVKAGSGLLTFADSTKNAPSSAGVPEEVTRHTLVLEYNNVEQLRDAFAAQGSEIAAVIVEPVAGNMNLVRGTPHFLQTMRELCSAHGAVLIFDEVMSGFRVALGGAQALYGIRPDMTCLGKIIGGGMPAAAFGGRREIMQHLAPLGGVYQAGTLSGNPLAVAAGLSTLGLIEQPGFHDRLAAQTAKLVEGFSEAAAEAGVPFSADSAGGMFGLYFRPEIPVSYAETTAADVPRFNKFFHAMLARGVYLAPSAFEAGFVSSAHGEDVLAQTLDAAREAFKEIA; encoded by the coding sequence ATGTCTTCCAATCAAGCATTGTTCGAGCGAGCCCAGCAAACCATTCCCGGCGGCGTCAACTCCCCCGTCCGGGCTTTTCGCTCGGTTGGCGGAACGCCGCGTTTCATCGCGCGCGCCGAGGGGCCCTATATGTGGGATGCCGAAGGAACGCGTTACATCGATTACATCGGCTCGTGGGGGCCGATGATCGTCGGCCACCTCCACCCCGACGTCGTACGCGCCGTCGAAACCGCGCTGCATCAGGGCTTCAGCTTCGGCGCGCCGACCGAGGCCGAAGTGCTGATGGCCGAGACGTTATGCCGGCTGGTGCCGTCCATCGAGCAGGTGCGGCTGGTATCGAGCGGTACCGAGGCCACCATGAGCGCGCTGAGGCTGGCGCGCGGCTTTACCGGTCGCAACAAGATCATCAAGTTCGAGGGCTGCTATCACGGCCATGCCGACAGCCTGCTGGTCAAGGCCGGTTCGGGCCTGCTGACCTTCGCCGACTCGACCAAGAACGCGCCGTCATCGGCGGGCGTGCCGGAAGAGGTCACGCGCCATACGCTGGTGCTCGAATATAACAACGTCGAGCAATTGCGCGACGCATTCGCCGCTCAGGGCAGTGAGATCGCCGCGGTCATCGTCGAACCGGTCGCCGGCAACATGAATCTGGTGCGCGGCACGCCGCACTTCCTGCAAACCATGCGCGAATTGTGCAGCGCCCATGGCGCGGTGCTGATTTTCGACGAGGTAATGAGCGGATTTCGCGTTGCCCTGGGCGGCGCCCAGGCGCTGTACGGCATTCGCCCGGACATGACGTGCCTGGGCAAGATCATCGGCGGCGGCATGCCGGCCGCGGCCTTCGGCGGGCGGCGCGAGATCATGCAGCACCTGGCGCCGCTGGGCGGCGTCTATCAGGCCGGCACGCTGTCGGGCAATCCGCTGGCGGTGGCCGCCGGCTTGAGCACGCTCGGGCTGATCGAGCAGCCGGGCTTTCATGACCGTCTGGCGGCGCAGACCGCCAAACTCGTCGAAGGCTTTAGCGAAGCCGCCGCAGAAGCCGGCGTGCCGTTCTCGGCCGACAGCGCCGGCGGCATGTTCGGACTCTACTTCCGCCCGGAGATTCCGGTCAGCTACGCGGAGACGACGGCGGCCGACGTGCCGCGTTTCAATAAATTCTTTCACGCCATGCTCGCGCGTGGCGTCTATCTGGCACCGAGCGCGTTCGAAGCCGGCTTTGTCTCGAGCGCCCACGGCGAGGACGTGCTGGCGCAAACGCTCGACGCCGCTCGCGAGGCCTTCAAGGAAATCGCGTAA
- a CDS encoding glycerol-3-phosphate dehydrogenase/oxidase: MKLDVSPELPDAPAQPRGVPLPHEAARAAGLARLRIDRQWDVIVIGGGATGLGCAVDAASRGFSTVLVEARTIGSGTSSRSSKLVHGGVRYLAQGNIKLVREALHERATLLHIAPDICHALPFVIPCYRWFEQPFYWAGMKIYDALAGRRRLAPARWLSRRATLARVPSLKAEGLRGGVLYYDGQFDDLRLARALANTLHELGGVALEHMSVTAVPLRPDGRAQGIEVRAEDTGERYTLSGKCVINATGVWVDTIRRLADPSAEALVSPSQGTHLLLDASFWPGGHALLIPNTADGRVLFVLPWNGKTLIGTTDVPREDTPFEPQPRDEEIDFLLQTAGQYLSRRPGRGDILGHFTGLRPLVRAGASSTAELSREHLIRVERDGMITVTGGKWTTYRRMAQDTLDTAIRIGQLPPAPCRTERLKLAGAS; encoded by the coding sequence ATGAAACTGGATGTATCCCCCGAACTCCCGGACGCGCCCGCTCAGCCGCGCGGCGTACCTCTGCCTCACGAGGCGGCTCGGGCCGCCGGTCTGGCGCGCCTGCGCATCGACCGCCAATGGGATGTGATCGTCATTGGCGGCGGCGCCACCGGTCTGGGCTGCGCGGTCGATGCCGCCTCACGCGGCTTCTCGACGGTGCTGGTCGAGGCGCGCACGATCGGCAGCGGCACATCGTCGCGCTCGAGCAAGCTGGTGCATGGCGGCGTGCGGTATCTGGCGCAGGGCAATATCAAATTGGTGCGCGAGGCGCTGCACGAGCGCGCCACGCTGCTGCATATCGCACCGGACATCTGCCACGCGCTGCCGTTCGTGATTCCCTGCTACCGGTGGTTCGAGCAGCCGTTTTACTGGGCCGGCATGAAAATCTACGATGCGTTGGCCGGCCGCCGGCGCCTGGCGCCGGCCCGATGGCTGTCGCGCCGCGCCACGCTGGCGCGCGTGCCGTCGCTCAAGGCCGAGGGTCTGCGCGGCGGGGTTCTCTACTACGACGGCCAATTCGACGATTTACGCCTGGCGCGCGCGCTGGCCAATACCCTGCACGAGCTGGGCGGCGTGGCGCTCGAACACATGAGCGTGACTGCCGTGCCGCTGCGGCCCGACGGCCGCGCACAGGGCATCGAGGTGCGCGCCGAGGACACCGGCGAGCGCTACACGCTCAGCGGCAAGTGCGTGATCAACGCGACCGGCGTGTGGGTCGACACGATCCGCCGGCTGGCCGACCCGAGTGCCGAGGCACTGGTCTCGCCCAGTCAGGGCACGCATCTGCTGCTCGACGCGTCGTTCTGGCCGGGCGGGCATGCGCTGCTGATTCCGAATACCGCTGACGGGCGGGTGCTGTTCGTGCTGCCGTGGAACGGCAAGACGCTGATCGGCACCACCGACGTGCCGCGCGAGGACACGCCATTCGAGCCGCAACCGCGCGACGAGGAGATTGATTTCCTGCTGCAAACGGCCGGTCAATATTTGAGCCGCCGGCCTGGTCGGGGCGATATTCTTGGTCATTTCACCGGTTTGCGCCCGTTGGTCAGGGCAGGGGCATCGTCTACCGCCGAGCTCTCGCGCGAGCATCTGATCCGGGTCGAGCGCGACGGCATGATCACCGTCACCGGCGGCAAATGGACCACTTACCGGCGCATGGCGCAAGACACGCTGGACACGGCAATCCGTATCGGCCAGTTGCCGCCGGCGCCGTGCCGCACCGAGCGCCTGAAGCTCGCCGGCGCTTCATGA
- the ribD gene encoding bifunctional diaminohydroxyphosphoribosylaminopyrimidine deaminase/5-amino-6-(5-phosphoribosylamino)uracil reductase RibD produces MFSAQDFDFMRRALALAERGMFITTPNPRVGCVLVRGSEIIGEGFTQPAGQDHAEIQALKDARARGNEVRGAVAYVSLEPCSHFGRTPPCANALIEAGVARVIAAMEDPNPQVAGRGFAMLRQAGIDVRCGLLETEAHELNIGFVSRMARGLPWVRLKVAASLDGKTALHNGVSQWITGPAARTDGHWWRARACALLTGIGTVREDDPQLTVRDIATPRQPLRVLVDSALDVPPGARILAGGNVLVVHAHGDPARAEHLRALGIDLLDMPNAHGKVDLPALLRALAQRGINELHVEAGFKLNGSLLREHCVDELLVYLAPCLLGDARGMFNLPAIDTLTQGVALEFHDTRKFGPDLRLMARIVRPDTAPSARS; encoded by the coding sequence ATGTTTTCCGCACAAGACTTCGATTTCATGCGGCGTGCGCTGGCACTGGCCGAGCGCGGCATGTTCATCACCACGCCCAACCCCCGGGTGGGATGTGTGCTGGTGCGCGGCAGTGAAATCATTGGCGAGGGCTTCACGCAGCCGGCCGGCCAGGATCATGCCGAGATCCAGGCGCTCAAGGACGCCCGCGCGCGGGGCAACGAGGTGCGCGGCGCAGTCGCTTATGTATCGCTCGAGCCGTGCAGCCATTTCGGCCGTACACCGCCGTGCGCCAATGCGCTGATCGAGGCCGGCGTGGCGCGTGTGATCGCGGCGATGGAAGATCCCAATCCGCAGGTCGCCGGCCGCGGCTTTGCCATGCTCCGTCAGGCTGGCATCGATGTGCGCTGCGGTCTGCTCGAGACCGAGGCGCACGAATTGAACATCGGTTTTGTCTCGCGCATGGCGCGCGGCTTGCCGTGGGTGCGCCTGAAAGTGGCCGCCAGCCTCGACGGCAAGACCGCGCTTCACAACGGCGTCAGTCAATGGATCACCGGTCCGGCCGCGCGCACCGACGGCCATTGGTGGCGCGCGCGGGCCTGCGCGCTGCTCACCGGCATCGGCACGGTACGCGAGGATGATCCGCAACTCACCGTACGCGACATCGCCACGCCTCGCCAGCCATTGCGTGTGCTGGTCGACAGCGCACTCGACGTGCCGCCTGGTGCGCGAATCCTCGCGGGCGGCAACGTGCTGGTGGTGCATGCCCATGGCGATCCGGCACGTGCCGAGCACCTGCGTGCGCTGGGCATCGATCTGCTCGATATGCCCAATGCCCACGGCAAGGTCGACTTGCCGGCGCTGTTGCGCGCGCTGGCGCAGCGCGGCATCAACGAACTGCATGTCGAGGCCGGCTTCAAGCTCAACGGTTCGCTGTTGCGCGAGCACTGCGTGGATGAGCTGCTGGTGTACCTGGCCCCCTGCCTGCTGGGCGACGCACGCGGCATGTTCAATCTGCCGGCGATCGATACGCTCACGCAGGGCGTCGCGCTCGAATTTCACGATACCCGCAAGTTCGGCCCCGACCTGCGCCTGATGGCGCGCATCGTGCGGCCGGACACAGCCCCCTCAGCAAGGAGTTAA
- a CDS encoding phosphatase PAP2 family protein: protein MPVAVLPLSMEAFNHISFLWLNAPADTPAWQLAAAAVLANGLIYLVPLWLTGLWLIGGGARRAAVSAVAAVAVALLVNAGIGQAFFHPRPFMVHFGTNFLPHAPDSSLPSDHTTIMLVTALVLLRAAEPLPRRSGRALLLLTLPTAWARIFLGVHWPLDIVAALLVAVSACLLVGSTPGRRLCGTLQTALEAIYRAVLARPIARGWLRP, encoded by the coding sequence ATGCCCGTTGCCGTCTTGCCTTTGTCGATGGAAGCCTTCAATCACATCTCGTTTCTCTGGCTCAATGCCCCGGCCGATACGCCCGCCTGGCAACTCGCCGCCGCCGCCGTGCTGGCCAATGGCCTGATCTACCTGGTGCCGCTGTGGCTCACGGGGCTCTGGCTGATAGGTGGCGGCGCGCGCCGCGCGGCGGTGTCGGCGGTCGCCGCGGTCGCCGTGGCGCTGCTCGTCAACGCCGGCATCGGCCAGGCATTTTTCCATCCACGGCCGTTCATGGTCCATTTCGGCACCAACTTCCTGCCCCACGCGCCGGACAGCTCGCTGCCCAGCGATCACACCACCATCATGCTCGTCACCGCGCTCGTGCTGCTGCGCGCGGCCGAACCGCTGCCGCGCCGCAGCGGCCGGGCGCTGCTGCTATTGACGCTCCCGACCGCGTGGGCACGCATTTTTCTCGGCGTGCACTGGCCGCTCGATATCGTTGCCGCGCTGCTCGTCGCCGTCAGTGCCTGCCTGCTGGTCGGCAGCACCCCGGGGCGGCGCCTGTGCGGCACGCTGCAAACCGCGCTGGAAGCGATCTACCGCGCCGTGCTGGCGCGCCCGATCGCGCGCGGCTGGCTCAGACCCTGA
- a CDS encoding LemA family protein, whose translation MSAARLDASSALLRWSRWLVIGLLASLLSACGYNQIQVQDEAVKAAWSEVVNQYQRRADLVPNLVNTVKGYTKHEQSTLVAVTEARAKATSIQVTPEVLNDPAAFQRFQQAQSQLTGALSRLMAVSENYPQLKADSLFLDLQSQLEGTENRISVARARYIQAVEKYNVLVRSFPNNLTAKMFGYHPKPNFTVQDEKAISTAPAVKF comes from the coding sequence ATGTCTGCTGCTCGCCTCGATGCTTCCTCAGCGCTGCTGCGCTGGTCCCGTTGGCTGGTCATCGGCCTGCTGGCGAGCCTGCTGTCGGCTTGCGGCTATAACCAGATCCAGGTGCAGGACGAGGCGGTCAAGGCGGCATGGAGCGAAGTGGTCAACCAGTACCAGCGCCGCGCTGATCTGGTGCCGAATCTGGTCAATACGGTCAAGGGTTATACCAAGCACGAACAATCGACGCTGGTGGCCGTGACCGAAGCGCGCGCCAAGGCCACCAGCATTCAGGTGACCCCCGAAGTGCTCAACGATCCGGCGGCCTTCCAGCGCTTCCAGCAGGCGCAAAGCCAGCTGACCGGCGCGCTCTCGCGCCTGATGGCGGTCAGCGAAAACTATCCTCAACTGAAGGCCGACAGCCTGTTCCTCGATCTGCAGTCGCAACTCGAGGGTACAGAAAACCGCATTTCGGTTGCACGCGCGCGCTATATTCAGGCCGTCGAGAAATACAACGTACTGGTGCGAAGCTTCCCCAATAATCTGACGGCCAAGATGTTCGGCTATCATCCGAAGCCGAACTTCACGGTACAGGACGAAAAGGCCATTTCGACGGCACCGGCGGTCAAATTCTGA
- a CDS encoding TPM domain-containing protein, translated as MRRRDISRFFRHLGTLHAHARWLFPPRTLDAIEAAIRTSEAAHRCEIRFVIEAAMPLREVWYGRTCRQRAQSLFRHLHIGRTEAHTGILIYINVADRDIELIADRAITETVEPGAWSKVVELLSQGFRQQQYLQSALAALAELHTIAVTHLPARAGLQVNELSDRPLML; from the coding sequence ATGCGACGACGCGATATCTCCCGTTTCTTTCGTCACCTCGGCACACTGCACGCGCATGCGCGCTGGCTGTTTCCACCCAGAACGCTCGACGCCATCGAGGCGGCCATCCGCACCAGCGAGGCTGCGCACCGTTGCGAGATCCGATTCGTCATCGAGGCCGCCATGCCGCTGCGCGAGGTATGGTACGGGCGCACTTGCCGGCAGCGCGCCCAGTCCCTGTTTCGCCACTTGCATATCGGGCGCACCGAGGCGCACACGGGTATCCTGATCTACATCAACGTGGCCGATCGCGACATCGAACTGATTGCCGACCGCGCCATTACCGAGACCGTCGAGCCCGGCGCCTGGAGCAAGGTCGTCGAGCTGCTGAGCCAGGGTTTCCGCCAGCAGCAGTATCTGCAGAGCGCACTGGCCGCGCTGGCCGAACTGCATACCATTGCCGTGACCCATTTGCCCGCCCGCGCGGGCCTGCAGGTCAACGAACTCAGCGACCGGCCGCTGATGCTCTAG
- the zwf gene encoding glucose-6-phosphate dehydrogenase produces the protein MASTNTTPSFTFVLFGATGDLSLRKVLPALYRAHRSDQLCDDGYIVAVARKSMDSADYHAWAREQVRPHLDMERIDEDDWERFLNRITYVALDLTRQDDFTQLRDALDGKPAARVFYLATGPALFEPVCKGLAAAGLHDGGRIVLEKPLGHDLRSSREINDTVGEIFSEQQIYRIDHYLGKEAVQNLQALRFGNALFEPLWRREWIENIQITIAEELGVEGRGDFYDQTGALRDMVQNHLLQLLAIVAMEPPHSMAADPVRDEKLRVLRSLKPIAIDEVNQLVVRGQYQSGLSGGASVPAYAREPGVAAESRTETFVALKAEINNWRWAGVPFFLRTGKRLAERVAEIVINFRPVPYALMGEASLRAGANRLVIRLQPNESMRLYCLAKQPGEGMQLQSVHLDLAFDQFFKAGSMDAYERLLLDVIHGRLALFVRRDEQEQAWRWVEPIMTGWADSARMPKLYSAGTWGPAASSALLAQHGTCWLEEEN, from the coding sequence ATGGCTTCCACGAATACCACCCCCTCGTTCACTTTCGTGCTATTCGGCGCCACTGGCGATTTGTCGCTGCGCAAAGTATTGCCGGCGCTGTACCGCGCCCACCGTTCCGATCAACTGTGCGACGACGGGTATATCGTCGCGGTCGCCCGCAAGTCGATGGACTCGGCCGATTACCATGCGTGGGCGCGGGAGCAGGTGCGGCCCCATCTCGACATGGAACGGATCGACGAGGACGACTGGGAGCGTTTCCTGAACCGGATTACCTATGTAGCCCTCGATCTGACCCGGCAGGACGATTTCACGCAACTGCGCGACGCGCTGGACGGCAAGCCTGCCGCCCGGGTGTTTTATCTGGCGACCGGACCCGCCCTGTTCGAGCCGGTGTGCAAGGGACTGGCCGCGGCGGGGCTGCACGATGGCGGGCGAATCGTGCTGGAAAAGCCGCTTGGCCACGACTTGCGGTCGTCGCGAGAAATCAACGATACGGTCGGAGAGATCTTCAGCGAACAGCAGATCTACAGGATCGATCATTACCTCGGCAAGGAGGCGGTGCAGAATCTGCAGGCACTGCGTTTCGGCAACGCGTTGTTCGAGCCGCTGTGGCGCCGCGAGTGGATCGAGAATATTCAGATTACGATCGCCGAGGAGCTGGGGGTCGAAGGGCGGGGCGATTTTTACGATCAAACCGGCGCGTTGCGTGACATGGTGCAGAACCATCTGCTCCAGTTGCTGGCCATTGTCGCCATGGAGCCGCCGCATTCGATGGCCGCCGATCCGGTGCGCGACGAGAAGCTGCGCGTATTGCGCTCCCTCAAGCCGATTGCCATCGACGAGGTCAATCAGTTGGTGGTGCGCGGCCAGTACCAGAGCGGCCTGAGCGGCGGGGCATCGGTGCCCGCTTACGCGCGTGAGCCGGGTGTGGCTGCCGAGAGTCGGACCGAAACCTTCGTGGCGCTCAAGGCGGAGATCAACAACTGGCGCTGGGCCGGCGTGCCGTTTTTTCTGCGAACCGGCAAACGTCTGGCCGAGCGCGTGGCCGAGATCGTGATCAATTTCCGCCCGGTGCCGTATGCGCTGATGGGCGAAGCGTCGTTGCGCGCCGGCGCCAACCGGCTGGTGATCCGCCTCCAGCCGAATGAATCGATGCGGCTGTATTGCCTGGCCAAGCAACCCGGCGAAGGGATGCAATTGCAAAGTGTGCATCTTGACTTGGCGTTCGACCAGTTTTTCAAGGCCGGAAGCATGGACGCGTATGAGCGGTTGCTGCTCGACGTGATCCACGGTCGCCTGGCGCTGTTCGTACGGCGCGATGAGCAGGAGCAAGCATGGCGTTGGGTCGAACCGATCATGACCGGTTGGGCCGACAGCGCGCGCATGCCGAAACTGTATTCGGCCGGGACGTGGGGGCCGGCAGCGTCGAGCGCGCTGTTGGCGCAGCACGGCACGTGCTGGCTAGAGGAGGAAAACTGA